A window of Tripterygium wilfordii isolate XIE 37 chromosome 7, ASM1340144v1, whole genome shotgun sequence contains these coding sequences:
- the LOC120001734 gene encoding phytochromobilin:ferredoxin oxidoreductase, chloroplastic, translating into MECSLRLTTSPPTTSITDTRRSRNYKSRTLQVSAVSYREFINFAIEETKSHTVLVPSPLQEKYRSVIALDGETELQMVSFQAPKIRLLRSLSIENERMQVFDFGVFPKPEFDVPIFCANFFTAASMNIIVLDLNPLHDVTMRRDYKEKYYKSLMPLAVKYAELLPWGGKLTSESLKFFSPMVIWTKFTSSQYKHDILYSAFVDYYKAWLKLIDHAVEETDVTKIMSNREAQHRYLTWRTEKDPGHNVLKKLVGEMLAKELLREFLFHGIDELESKTFLDYFPEYCCEDGNINEKRSIIGKSFENRPWDNEGEFIGGI; encoded by the exons ATGGAGTGCTCTCTTAGGCTTACAACTTCACCGCCAACCACGTCAATAACCGACACCCGCAGGTCCAGAAACTACAAATCTCGAACCCTTCAAGTCTCTGCAGTCTCTTACAGGGAATTCATCAACTTTGCCATCGAAGAAACCAAAAGCCACACCGTTTTGGTGCCTTCTCCTCTCCAG GAAAAATACAGGTCAGTCATTGCCTTGGACGGAGAAACAGAGCTTCAAATGGTATCATTCCAAGCTCCCAAGATTAGACTTCTACGTAGTTTGAGCATTGAGAATGAAAGAATGCAG GTTTTTGATTTTGGTGTCTTTCCTAAACCAGAATTTGATGTACCCATATTTTGTGCCAACTTTTTCACCGCTGCTAGCATGAACATAATTGTATT GGACCTTAACCCTCTGCATGATGTCACAATGCGAAGAGATTACAAGGAAAAGTACTACAAAAGCTTAATGCCTCTGGCTGTCAAGTATGCTGAG CTTTTACCATGGGGAGGAAAGCTTACAAGCGagtctttgaaatttttttcaccaATGGTCATATGGACCAAATTTACTTCAAGTCAGTACAAACATGATATTCTATATTCTGCATTCGTGGATTATTACAAG GCATGGCTTAAGCTGATTGACCATGCAGTGGAGGAGACAGATGTTACTAAAATTATGAGCAACCGCGAAGCGCAACATAGATATCTGACCTGGCGAACAGAAAAG GATCCAGGTCACAATGTGCTGAAAAAGCTTGTTGGGGAGATGCTTGCAAAG GAGCTCTTGAGGGAGTTTCTCTTTCATGGAATAGATGAACTAGAAAGCAAAACATTTTTGGATTACTTCCCAGAGTATTGTTGCGAGGATGGGAACATAAATGAGAAGCGTAGTATCATTGGCAAGTCCTTTGAGAATCGCCCTTGGGATAACGAAGGAGAGTTCATTGGCGGCATTTAA
- the LOC120001723 gene encoding vacuolar protein sorting-associated protein 20 homolog 2 → MGNLFVKKPKITDVDRAILSLKTQRRKLAQHQQQLEAVIEAEKQAARDLIREKRKDRALLALKKKKTQEELLKQVDTWLINVEQQLADIELASKQKAVFESLKAGNNAIKAIQSEINLEDVQKLMDDSAEAKAYQDEINEILGEKLSAEDEEEILAEFENLEAQITVQDMPNAPTSVPSAAEDEKLDLPAVPTKAPIASNVIADDTEIASDEVSTKRRVLEEPLPA, encoded by the exons ATGGGGAATTTGTTCGTGAAGAAGCCGAAGATCACCGATGTGGATCGAGCCATTCTCTCCCTCAAGACCCAGAGACGCAAGCTCGCTCAGCATCAACAACAG CTTGAAGCTGTCATTGAAGCAGAAAAGCAAGCTGCAAGGGATCTGATTCGTGAAAAGAGGAAGGACCGAGCCTTATTAgcgctgaagaagaagaaaacacaagaagaaTTATTGAAGCAAGTTGATACCTGGCTCATTAATGTTGAACAACAA TTGGCAGATATTGAACTTGCAAGCAAGCAGAAAGCAGTGTTTGAGAGTTTAAAGGCGGGTAATAATGCTATTAAGGCAATACAAAGTGAGATCAACCTTGAGGATGTTCAGAAGCTAATGGACGATAGTGCTGAAGCTAAAGCTTACCAAGAT GAAATCAATGAGATCTTGGGTGAGAAACTGTCAGCAGAAGATGAAGAGGAGATTCTGGcagaatttgaaaatttggaagCTCAG ATTACCGTTCAAGATATGCCAAATGCACCCACTTCTGTCCCATCAGCTGCGGAAGATGAGAAGTTAGATCTGCCCGCCGTACCAACCAAAGCACCCATTGCTTCGAATGTGATTGCTGATGATACTGAAATCGCTTCAGATGAAGTTTCTACCAAGAGAAGAG TTTTGGAGGAACCATTGCCTGCTTGA
- the LOC120001846 gene encoding RNA polymerase II transcriptional coactivator KIWI isoform X2: MSSFRGKRKDEDYASDDNAEAHAPRKKISKAQSSDDSDDVVVCEISKNRRVSVRNWQGKVWVDIREFYIKDGKQYPGKKVECTSESCRGNRQGSCIVFLERWSCDALYNILNEVGAYKIFVVFGCWELKWKLGGCIYVIYGIIA, translated from the exons ATGTCATCGTTCAGAGGAAAGAGGAAGGACGAGGATTACGCATCGGACGATAACGCGGAAGCCCACGCTCCGCGAAAGAAGATTTCAAAGGCTCAGTCATCCGATGACTCCGATGACGTCGTTGTTTGTGAG ATATCGAAGAATAGGAGAGTGTCGGTGAGGAACTGGCAAGGGAAAGTGTGGGTCGATATCCGCGAGTTCTACATCAAAGATGGCAAGCAATATCCTGGCAAGAAAG TGGAATGTACTTCGGAATCATGTAGAGGAAATCGACAAGGCTCTTGCATAGTCTTCTTAGAACGGTGGTCCTGTGATGCTCTTTATAATATACTGAATGAAGTAGGAGCATACaaaatttttgttgtatttggtTGCTGGGAACTAAAATGGAAGTTAGGTGGATGCATTTATGTTATATATGGAATCATCGCCTGA
- the LOC120001846 gene encoding RNA polymerase II transcriptional coactivator KIWI isoform X4 — protein sequence MSSFRGKRKDEDYASDDNAEAHAPRKKISKAQSSDDSDDVVVCEISKNRRVSVRNWQGKVWVDIREFYIKDGKQYPGKKASNYGIVNLAKEYF from the exons ATGTCATCGTTCAGAGGAAAGAGGAAGGACGAGGATTACGCATCGGACGATAACGCGGAAGCCCACGCTCCGCGAAAGAAGATTTCAAAGGCTCAGTCATCCGATGACTCCGATGACGTCGTTGTTTGTGAG ATATCGAAGAATAGGAGAGTGTCGGTGAGGAACTGGCAAGGGAAAGTGTGGGTCGATATCCGCGAGTTCTACATCAAAGATGGCAAGCAATATCCTGGCAAGAAAG CCAGCAACTATGGAATAGTTAACTTGGCCAAGGAGTATTTCTGA
- the LOC120001846 gene encoding RNA polymerase II transcriptional coactivator KIWI isoform X1 — MSSFRGKRKDEDYASDDNAEAHAPRKKISKAQSSDDSDDVVVCEISKNRRVSVRNWQGKVWVDIREFYIKDGKQYPGKKDIFAFSRYLTKYGTVECTSESCRGNRQGSCIVFLERWSCDALYNILNEVGAYKIFVVFGCWELKWKLGGCIYVIYGIIA; from the exons ATGTCATCGTTCAGAGGAAAGAGGAAGGACGAGGATTACGCATCGGACGATAACGCGGAAGCCCACGCTCCGCGAAAGAAGATTTCAAAGGCTCAGTCATCCGATGACTCCGATGACGTCGTTGTTTGTGAG ATATCGAAGAATAGGAGAGTGTCGGTGAGGAACTGGCAAGGGAAAGTGTGGGTCGATATCCGCGAGTTCTACATCAAAGATGGCAAGCAATATCCTGGCAAGAAAG ATATATTTGCATTCTCCAGGTATCTCACTAAATATGGAACAG TGGAATGTACTTCGGAATCATGTAGAGGAAATCGACAAGGCTCTTGCATAGTCTTCTTAGAACGGTGGTCCTGTGATGCTCTTTATAATATACTGAATGAAGTAGGAGCATACaaaatttttgttgtatttggtTGCTGGGAACTAAAATGGAAGTTAGGTGGATGCATTTATGTTATATATGGAATCATCGCCTGA
- the LOC120001846 gene encoding RNA polymerase II transcriptional coactivator KIWI isoform X3 yields MSSFRGKRKDEDYASDDNAEAHAPRKKISKAQSSDDSDDVVVCEISKNRRVSVRNWQGKVWVDIREFYIKDGKQYPGKKGISLNMEQWNVLRNHVEEIDKALA; encoded by the exons ATGTCATCGTTCAGAGGAAAGAGGAAGGACGAGGATTACGCATCGGACGATAACGCGGAAGCCCACGCTCCGCGAAAGAAGATTTCAAAGGCTCAGTCATCCGATGACTCCGATGACGTCGTTGTTTGTGAG ATATCGAAGAATAGGAGAGTGTCGGTGAGGAACTGGCAAGGGAAAGTGTGGGTCGATATCCGCGAGTTCTACATCAAAGATGGCAAGCAATATCCTGGCAAGAAAG GTATCTCACTAAATATGGAACAG TGGAATGTACTTCGGAATCATGTAGAGGAAATCGACAAGGCTCTTGCATAG